In Streptomyces canus, one DNA window encodes the following:
- a CDS encoding CBS domain-containing protein — MTLVQTQTRPVSAHPGHGTPADTRDVAPPRVWGDMTVEVALSVMAAARTGRLVVCDEDGQRVGLVTRAQLTAVRDSLGYTDRIRLRDVTDGNGLLALFR; from the coding sequence TTGACGCTGGTCCAGACGCAGACCCGCCCCGTGAGCGCCCACCCGGGGCACGGCACGCCGGCCGACACCAGGGACGTGGCCCCGCCACGGGTCTGGGGGGACATGACGGTTGAGGTGGCGCTGTCCGTGATGGCCGCCGCCCGTACGGGCCGGCTGGTCGTCTGTGACGAGGACGGCCAGCGCGTCGGCCTGGTCACCCGGGCCCAGCTCACCGCCGTGCGCGACAGCCTCGGATACACGGACCGCATCCGCCTGCGTGACGTCACCGACGGCAACGGGCTCCTCGCGCTGTTCCGCTGA
- a CDS encoding helix-turn-helix domain-containing protein, protein MPASPSSSAQAARETVAHRLRDLRKEAGLTVVQLAAACGWHYSKTSRIENALTGPSATDIRRWCAATHAHDQAQDLVVQSINAESMYREWRDQVRSGLRHLQESRVQVFRATESHRMYSAGLVPGLLQTEGYALAVLGIAASVHGLDVDDSAQAARARVERSRIVHEQGHRFVVVIEEPVLYCQIADADAMAAQLGYLLTAGALPAVSLGIIPMTIRRTHWPEETFHIYDDRFVSVELVSAEVSVTQPGEVTQYLETFDRLRAMAVYGADARALILRAIEALH, encoded by the coding sequence ATGCCTGCCTCGCCGTCCTCCTCTGCCCAGGCCGCACGTGAAACCGTCGCCCACCGGCTGCGCGACCTCCGCAAGGAAGCCGGCCTGACGGTCGTGCAGCTGGCTGCCGCGTGTGGCTGGCACTACTCGAAGACCTCCCGCATCGAGAACGCCCTCACCGGCCCGTCGGCAACCGACATCCGCCGATGGTGCGCCGCCACCCACGCCCACGACCAGGCGCAGGACCTCGTCGTCCAGTCCATCAACGCCGAGTCGATGTACCGGGAGTGGCGCGACCAGGTCCGTTCCGGACTGCGGCACCTCCAGGAGAGCCGAGTGCAGGTCTTCCGCGCGACGGAGTCCCACCGCATGTACTCGGCCGGCCTCGTCCCCGGCCTTCTCCAGACCGAGGGGTACGCGCTGGCCGTCCTCGGGATCGCCGCGAGCGTCCACGGCCTGGACGTCGACGACAGCGCGCAGGCCGCGCGAGCCCGCGTCGAGCGCTCCCGCATTGTCCACGAGCAGGGCCACCGCTTCGTCGTGGTCATCGAAGAGCCGGTGCTGTACTGCCAGATCGCCGACGCGGACGCGATGGCCGCCCAACTCGGCTACCTGCTCACCGCCGGCGCACTGCCCGCAGTGTCCCTCGGCATCATCCCCATGACGATCCGGCGCACGCACTGGCCGGAGGAGACCTTCCACATCTACGACGACAGGTTTGTGTCCGTCGAGCTCGTGTCCGCCGAGGTGAGCGTGACCCAGCCCGGCGAAGTCACCCAGTACTTGGAGACGTTCGACCGACTGCGGGCCATGGCCGTGTACGGCGCCGACGCCCGCGCCCTGATCCTTCGCGCCATCGAAGCCCTGCACTGA
- a CDS encoding DEAD/DEAH box helicase translates to MNRTRTNDRFARTRNGSADSGRGGGRFGSPAPRRSGGPSRSGGQGRRPAAVQGEFALPRSVTPALPAVAGFAELDMPGELLAALGSEGVTVPFPIQAATLPNSLAGRDVLGRGRTGSGKTLAFGLALLARTAGRRAEPRQPLGLVLVPTRELAQQVTDALTPYARSLKLRLATVVGGMSIGRQASALRGGAEVVVATPGRLKDLIDRGDCRLNQVSITVLDEADQMADMGFMPQVTALLDQVRPEGQRMLFSATLDRNVDLLVRRYLSDPVVHSVDPSAGAVTTMEHHVLHVHGADKHTATTEIAAREGRVIMFLDTKHAVDRLTEHLLNSGVRAAALHGGKSQPQRTRTLTQFKSGHVNVLVATNVAARGIHVDNLDLVVNVDPPTDHKDYLHRGGRTARAGESGSVVTLVTPNQRRDMTRLMAAAGIVPLTTQVRVGDEALHRITGAQAPSGIPVVITAPVVERPKKRGATSRGRRRPASAARRVPARQSAVGAAA, encoded by the coding sequence ATGAACCGCACACGCACGAACGACCGCTTCGCCCGCACCCGTAACGGCAGTGCCGACTCCGGAAGGGGTGGCGGGCGGTTCGGTTCGCCGGCCCCGCGCCGGTCCGGCGGGCCGAGCCGTTCCGGTGGTCAGGGCCGCCGACCCGCCGCGGTACAGGGGGAGTTCGCCCTTCCCCGGTCCGTCACCCCCGCGCTTCCCGCCGTGGCGGGCTTCGCCGAGCTCGACATGCCCGGGGAACTGCTGGCCGCGCTCGGCTCGGAGGGCGTGACCGTACCGTTCCCGATCCAGGCGGCGACGCTGCCGAACTCCCTGGCCGGCCGGGACGTCCTCGGCCGCGGCCGCACCGGCTCCGGCAAGACCCTCGCCTTCGGGCTGGCGCTGCTGGCCCGTACGGCAGGTCGGCGCGCCGAGCCCAGGCAGCCGCTGGGGCTGGTCCTCGTCCCGACGCGTGAGCTGGCGCAGCAGGTCACCGACGCACTCACCCCGTACGCCCGCTCCCTGAAGCTGCGGCTCGCCACGGTCGTGGGCGGGATGTCGATCGGCCGGCAGGCGAGCGCCCTGCGCGGGGGCGCCGAGGTCGTCGTCGCCACCCCGGGACGCCTCAAGGACCTCATCGACCGGGGTGACTGCCGGCTGAACCAGGTCTCCATCACCGTCCTGGACGAGGCCGACCAGATGGCCGACATGGGCTTCATGCCGCAGGTCACCGCCCTGCTCGACCAGGTACGCCCCGAGGGCCAGCGCATGCTGTTCTCCGCCACCCTCGACCGCAACGTCGACCTGCTCGTGCGCCGCTACCTCAGCGACCCCGTCGTCCACTCCGTCGACCCCTCTGCGGGCGCGGTCACGACGATGGAGCACCACGTGCTGCATGTCCACGGCGCCGACAAGCACACGGCCACCACCGAGATCGCCGCCCGCGAGGGCCGCGTGATCATGTTCCTCGACACCAAGCACGCCGTCGACCGCCTCACCGAGCACCTCCTGAACAGCGGGGTACGGGCCGCGGCCCTGCACGGCGGCAAGTCCCAGCCGCAGCGCACCCGCACGCTGACGCAGTTCAAGTCCGGGCACGTCAACGTGCTGGTGGCGACCAACGTCGCGGCGCGCGGCATCCACGTCGACAACCTCGACCTCGTCGTCAACGTCGATCCGCCGACCGACCACAAGGACTACCTGCACCGCGGCGGCCGTACGGCCCGCGCCGGCGAGTCCGGCAGCGTCGTCACCCTGGTCACCCCGAACCAGCGCCGCGACATGACCCGCCTCATGGCGGCGGCCGGCATCGTCCCGCTGACCACCCAGGTCCGCGTCGGTGACGAGGCCCTGCACCGCATCACCGGCGCCCAGGCCCCGTCCGGCATCCCGGTCGTCATCACCGCACCGGTGGTCGAACGCCCCAAGAAGCGCGGCGCCACCTCACGCGGTCGACGCCGCCCCGCCTCGGCGGCCCGCCGCGTGCCCGCACGGCAGTCCGCCGTCGGTGCGGCGGCCTAG
- a CDS encoding PP2C family protein-serine/threonine phosphatase codes for MEQEGPISYARTFVRLLPALLLVAGGCYDYLTSSQFSAAPLFTAAPLVAAPLYSRRGTVLTGVATVLVVLAVHLRLGILLEVDAVTELVTVVTVAVLAVLINLLVRRSSERLASQREIAEAAQRAVLPGPPGRIGGFDIAVRYEAAQADAFIGGDLYAVQDSPHGVRMIVGDVRGKGMGAVAAVAIVIGAFREAAEQETTLEAVARRLERALAREATRRESVEVFEGFTTAVLAELPHDDGVVRIVNRGHPPPLLLHTDGGVRALPAQDPALPLGMGDLGTWPDRGEEHGFPGGATLLLYTDGLSEARDRHGRFYDPEARLAGRALLEPGALLAALVGEARRHSGGFLTDDLALLAVRRPL; via the coding sequence GTGGAGCAGGAGGGGCCGATCTCGTACGCGCGCACCTTCGTTCGCCTGCTCCCGGCGCTGCTGCTCGTCGCGGGAGGGTGCTACGACTACCTCACCTCGTCCCAGTTCTCCGCCGCGCCCCTGTTCACCGCCGCGCCTCTGGTCGCGGCCCCGCTCTACTCCCGGCGCGGCACCGTCCTCACGGGCGTCGCGACCGTCCTCGTCGTCCTCGCGGTCCACCTGCGGCTCGGCATCCTCCTCGAAGTCGACGCCGTCACCGAGCTGGTCACGGTGGTGACGGTCGCCGTCCTCGCGGTCCTCATCAATCTCCTGGTCCGCCGCAGCAGCGAACGGCTCGCTTCCCAGCGCGAGATCGCCGAGGCCGCACAGCGGGCGGTGCTGCCCGGGCCCCCCGGGCGGATCGGCGGGTTCGACATCGCGGTGCGCTACGAGGCGGCCCAGGCGGACGCGTTCATCGGCGGTGACCTGTACGCCGTGCAGGACAGCCCGCACGGCGTACGGATGATCGTCGGGGACGTGCGCGGCAAGGGGATGGGTGCGGTGGCGGCCGTCGCGATCGTCATCGGGGCGTTCCGGGAGGCCGCCGAGCAGGAGACCACGCTGGAGGCCGTCGCCCGGCGGCTGGAGCGGGCGCTGGCGCGGGAGGCGACGCGGCGGGAAAGCGTCGAGGTCTTCGAGGGGTTCACCACGGCCGTCCTCGCCGAACTCCCGCACGACGACGGGGTCGTACGGATCGTCAACCGCGGGCACCCGCCGCCCCTGTTGCTGCACACGGACGGCGGGGTGCGCGCGCTGCCCGCCCAGGACCCCGCGCTGCCGCTCGGCATGGGCGACCTCGGCACCTGGCCCGACCGGGGCGAGGAGCACGGCTTTCCCGGTGGGGCCACACTGCTGCTGTATACGGACGGACTGTCCGAGGCGCGGGACCGGCACGGTCGGTTCTACGACCCCGAGGCGCGGCTGGCCGGCCGGGCCTTGCTGGAGCCCGGCGCACTGCTCGCCGCCCTCGTGGGGGAGGCGCGTCGGCATTCCGGGGGCTTCCTCACCGACGACCTGGCGCTGCTCGCCGTACGACGGCCTTTGTGA
- a CDS encoding sensor histidine kinase: protein MGKSVRRAAMATVHLVVAAAMCFGVYIFITVLLIAAIGTVAVVGCWLLPEAVLLIRRIAGAKRHLTALWTGREIPEAYTPMTGTLRERLGISVHDPGTLRDFRWMVAYYLYGALLALALPLWPLGLVVDGVGAGVLGRDPVVLPLIVKLADTEARWSTALLVPSPKARLARRVEELKETRADAIAAHEAELRRIERDLHDGAQANLVALSMRIGLAKRAYDRDPDAARRLLDDAQDQAEQALTELRQVVRGIHPPILTDRGLVGAVRALASSSGLMVGVEDGGLDAGTRAPAAVEAAAYFVVAESLTNVAKYSGADRAEVRLARTRRGLTVRVRDEGRGGADESAGSGLLGMRRRVAALDGTFDVTSPAGGPTVIDVELPCVW from the coding sequence ATGGGGAAGTCGGTGCGGCGTGCGGCGATGGCGACCGTGCACCTCGTGGTGGCCGCGGCGATGTGCTTCGGCGTGTACATCTTCATCACCGTGCTGCTGATCGCCGCCATCGGTACGGTCGCCGTGGTCGGCTGCTGGCTGCTGCCCGAGGCCGTGCTGCTGATACGGCGGATCGCGGGCGCCAAGCGCCATCTGACCGCCCTGTGGACGGGCCGGGAGATCCCCGAGGCGTACACGCCGATGACCGGCACGCTCCGCGAGCGGCTGGGGATTTCCGTGCACGACCCCGGCACGCTCAGGGACTTCCGCTGGATGGTCGCCTACTACCTCTACGGCGCTCTCCTCGCCCTCGCCCTCCCGCTGTGGCCCCTCGGCCTGGTGGTCGACGGTGTGGGGGCCGGGGTCCTGGGCCGCGACCCGGTCGTCCTGCCGCTGATCGTGAAGCTCGCGGACACCGAGGCCCGTTGGTCGACCGCGCTGCTCGTGCCCTCCCCGAAGGCCAGGCTGGCCCGGCGGGTCGAGGAGCTGAAGGAGACCCGGGCCGACGCCATCGCCGCACACGAGGCCGAACTGCGCCGCATCGAGCGGGACCTGCACGACGGCGCCCAGGCCAACCTCGTGGCACTCTCGATGCGGATCGGACTCGCCAAGCGGGCCTACGACCGTGACCCCGACGCCGCCCGCAGGCTGCTGGACGACGCCCAGGACCAGGCCGAACAGGCGCTGACGGAGTTGCGGCAGGTGGTGCGCGGCATCCATCCGCCGATCCTCACCGACCGGGGTCTCGTGGGTGCGGTGCGGGCCCTGGCGTCGAGCAGCGGGCTCATGGTCGGCGTCGAGGACGGCGGTCTGGACGCGGGCACCCGGGCGCCCGCGGCGGTGGAGGCCGCGGCCTACTTCGTGGTCGCCGAGTCCCTCACCAATGTGGCCAAGTACAGCGGGGCGGACCGTGCCGAGGTCCGGCTCGCCCGCACCCGGCGCGGCCTGACCGTGCGGGTGCGGGACGAGGGCCGGGGCGGCGCCGACGAGTCCGCGGGTTCAGGGCTGCTCGGGATGCGGCGCAGGGTCGCCGCGCTCGACGGGACCTTCGACGTGACCAGCCCCGCCGGGGGCCCGACCGTGATCGATGTGGAGCTGCCGTGCGTGTGGTGA
- a CDS encoding M23 family metallopeptidase produces MANPPAPEAPFEPGQRSTDTLVYGGYRADDEAPLGEWNPTAETLPAVRGRHRVAKQRGGGFARSSTVLGVGVIAAVSAGGMASANTGKPPVSISIPDLPSVGSLISDDSGSAADDTSAFSSVGATTADTAKGTSDAGEALRSRILAQAERQQDQIDTKAAQAVAAAAEKEADAAAAKAEKDAQEKAAAAKKKAEEEAAKKAEAARLAELAKQYTLPTSSYTITGTFGQAGSLWSSGYHTGLDFAAPTGTLIKAIHSGTITEAGWAGSYGYRTILTLDDGTELWFCHQSSISVSVGQKVGTGDVIGRVGATGNVTGAHLHLEVHPGGSADGIDPMTWLRGKGLNP; encoded by the coding sequence GTGGCGAACCCGCCTGCCCCTGAGGCTCCGTTCGAGCCCGGTCAGCGCAGTACCGACACACTTGTGTACGGCGGCTACCGCGCCGATGACGAGGCCCCACTGGGGGAGTGGAACCCCACTGCGGAGACCCTCCCCGCCGTACGTGGCCGGCACCGCGTCGCCAAGCAGCGTGGCGGGGGATTCGCCCGCAGCTCCACCGTTCTGGGTGTCGGTGTCATAGCCGCCGTCAGCGCGGGCGGGATGGCCAGCGCCAACACCGGCAAGCCGCCGGTCTCCATCTCCATCCCCGACCTGCCCTCCGTGGGTTCGCTCATCTCGGACGACTCCGGCTCCGCCGCGGACGACACGAGCGCCTTCAGCAGCGTCGGCGCCACCACCGCCGACACCGCCAAGGGCACCTCGGACGCCGGTGAGGCGTTGCGCTCGCGCATCCTGGCCCAGGCCGAGCGGCAGCAGGACCAGATCGACACCAAGGCCGCCCAGGCCGTCGCCGCCGCCGCCGAGAAGGAAGCCGACGCGGCCGCCGCCAAGGCGGAGAAGGACGCTCAGGAGAAGGCCGCCGCCGCGAAGAAGAAGGCGGAGGAGGAGGCCGCGAAGAAGGCCGAGGCCGCGCGCCTCGCCGAGCTCGCCAAGCAGTACACGCTGCCGACCTCGTCGTACACCATCACCGGCACCTTCGGTCAGGCCGGCTCCCTGTGGTCCTCCGGCTACCACACGGGCCTCGACTTCGCCGCGCCCACGGGCACGCTCATCAAGGCCATCCACAGCGGCACCATCACCGAGGCCGGCTGGGCCGGTTCCTACGGTTACCGCACGATCCTGACCCTCGACGACGGCACCGAGCTGTGGTTCTGCCACCAGTCCTCGATCAGCGTCAGCGTCGGCCAGAAGGTCGGCACCGGTGACGTCATCGGCCGCGTGGGCGCCACGGGCAACGTGACCGGCGCGCACCTGCACCTGGAGGTCCACCCGGGCGGCTCGGCCGACGGGATCGACCCGATGACGTGGCTGCGCGGCAAGGGTCTCAACCCCTGA
- a CDS encoding cold-shock protein, producing MATGTVKWFNAEKGFGFIAQDGGGPDVFAHYSAINSSGFRELQEGQTVTFDVVQGQKGPQAENITTA from the coding sequence ATGGCTACGGGAACTGTGAAGTGGTTCAACGCGGAGAAGGGTTTCGGCTTCATCGCCCAGGACGGCGGCGGTCCGGACGTCTTCGCGCACTACTCCGCGATCAACTCCTCGGGCTTCCGTGAGCTCCAGGAGGGCCAGACCGTGACGTTCGACGTCGTCCAGGGCCAGAAGGGCCCGCAGGCGGAGAACATCACCACTGCCTGA
- a CDS encoding GTP cyclohydrolase II — protein MPDLPAATQRSRVRVPLRFGDGYRVDAELVTFHGLTDGQEHLAVVLGDPGPVPLVRLHSECLTGDVFGSARCDCGPQLREAVERIAERGGVLLYLRQEGRGIGLYNKLDAYALQDQGLDTYAANTALGLPEDARDYTAAAQMLRALGIGELDLLSNNPDKAGQLRDLGIDVRDRVPTGVFTTAHNVRYLRAKVLQTQHTLPLGELTELGVG, from the coding sequence ATGCCCGACCTGCCCGCCGCCACCCAGCGCTCCCGCGTCCGTGTCCCGCTGCGCTTCGGGGACGGCTACCGCGTAGACGCCGAGCTCGTCACCTTCCACGGCCTGACCGACGGCCAGGAGCACCTCGCCGTCGTTCTCGGCGACCCGGGTCCCGTCCCGCTGGTGCGCCTGCACTCCGAGTGCCTCACCGGCGACGTCTTCGGCTCCGCCCGCTGCGACTGCGGCCCGCAGCTGCGCGAGGCGGTCGAGCGCATCGCCGAGCGCGGCGGCGTCCTGCTCTACCTCCGCCAGGAGGGCCGCGGCATCGGCCTCTACAACAAGCTCGACGCGTACGCCCTTCAGGACCAGGGCCTCGACACCTACGCCGCGAACACCGCGCTGGGCCTGCCCGAGGACGCCCGCGACTACACGGCGGCCGCGCAGATGCTCCGGGCCCTGGGCATCGGAGAGCTCGACCTGCTCTCCAACAACCCCGACAAGGCGGGCCAGTTGCGCGACCTCGGCATCGACGTCCGCGACCGTGTCCCCACCGGTGTCTTCACCACCGCCCACAACGTCCGGTACCTGCGCGCGAAGGTCCTGCAGACCCAGCACACGCTGCCGCTGGGGGAGTTGACCGAGCTCGGCGTCGGATGA
- a CDS encoding aldo/keto reductase, which yields MTTSSLRKLGSSDLEVFPLSLGGNVFGWTADESQSFAVLDAYAAAGGNFVDTADSYSHWVDGNSGGESETVIGNWLAARGNRDDFVIATKVSQHPDFPGLTATNIKAAADASLQRLGTDHIDLYYTHFDKTEVPVEEIIGALDELVKAGKVRAIGASNISAARLAESLAFSDREGLARYVALQPQYNLVSRDTYEGELQAVAAREGLAAVPYYALASGFLTGKYRPGATVDSPRAAAGAGKHLETERGRKVLAALDDIAESHRVPVATVALAWLASRPTVAAPIASARTVAQLPALLGVAELVLTEEEAARLTEASA from the coding sequence ATGACTACTTCTTCGCTTCGCAAGCTCGGCTCCTCCGACCTCGAGGTCTTCCCGCTCTCCCTCGGCGGCAACGTGTTCGGCTGGACGGCCGACGAGTCCCAGTCCTTCGCCGTCCTCGACGCGTACGCCGCCGCGGGCGGCAACTTCGTCGACACGGCCGACTCGTACTCGCACTGGGTCGACGGCAATTCCGGTGGCGAGTCCGAGACGGTCATCGGCAACTGGCTGGCGGCGCGGGGCAACCGCGACGACTTCGTCATCGCCACGAAGGTCAGCCAGCACCCCGACTTCCCCGGCCTGACCGCCACCAACATCAAGGCCGCCGCCGACGCCTCGCTGCAGCGCCTGGGCACCGACCACATCGACCTCTACTACACCCACTTCGACAAGACCGAAGTGCCGGTCGAGGAGATCATCGGCGCGCTGGACGAACTGGTGAAGGCGGGCAAGGTGCGGGCGATCGGCGCCTCCAACATCTCCGCCGCGCGTCTCGCGGAGTCCCTTGCCTTCTCGGACCGCGAGGGCCTGGCGCGCTATGTCGCCCTGCAGCCCCAGTACAACCTGGTCTCCCGTGACACGTACGAGGGCGAGCTACAGGCCGTGGCCGCGCGCGAGGGCCTCGCCGCCGTCCCGTACTACGCCCTCGCCTCCGGGTTCCTCACCGGCAAGTACCGTCCCGGCGCGACCGTCGACAGCCCGCGGGCCGCGGCGGGCGCCGGCAAGCACCTGGAGACCGAACGCGGCCGGAAGGTCCTCGCGGCCCTGGACGACATCGCCGAGTCCCACCGCGTCCCGGTCGCCACGGTCGCCCTCGCCTGGCTCGCGTCCCGGCCGACGGTAGCGGCCCCGATCGCTTCCGCGCGTACGGTGGCACAGCTCCCGGCGCTGCTGGGGGTGGCGGAGTTGGTACTGACGGAGGAGGAGGCGGCTCGCCTGACGGAGGCGTCGGCCTGA
- a CDS encoding cold-shock protein, with protein MAAGTVKWFNAEKGFGFIEQDGGGADVFAHYSNIVAQGFRELQEGQKVTFDIAQGQKGPTAENIVPA; from the coding sequence ATGGCTGCCGGTACTGTGAAATGGTTCAACGCGGAAAAGGGCTTCGGCTTCATCGAGCAGGACGGTGGCGGCGCTGACGTGTTCGCCCACTACTCGAACATCGTCGCCCAAGGCTTCCGCGAGCTGCAGGAAGGTCAGAAGGTGACCTTCGACATTGCGCAGGGCCAGAAGGGCCCGACGGCCGAGAACATCGTTCCCGCCTGA
- a CDS encoding SCO5918 family protein — protein sequence MRCVIARFPFDLTKSGVLESMKGVKPEPVTGESVIIGRRHYPLKQVGQVITRQDRRDFSAGEVLRAMVQLGFTCRAVPEAAPAHGMSPLQRASAMLGTPLSV from the coding sequence ATGCGCTGTGTCATCGCCCGCTTCCCGTTCGACCTGACCAAGAGCGGCGTGCTGGAATCGATGAAGGGTGTGAAACCCGAACCGGTCACCGGCGAGTCCGTGATCATCGGACGTCGCCACTATCCCCTCAAGCAGGTCGGCCAGGTGATCACCCGTCAGGACCGCCGCGATTTCAGTGCCGGTGAAGTCCTTCGGGCCATGGTCCAGCTCGGCTTCACCTGCCGCGCCGTGCCCGAGGCCGCACCGGCGCACGGCATGAGCCCGTTGCAGCGGGCTTCCGCGATGCTCGGCACCCCCTTGTCCGTCTGA
- a CDS encoding LuxR C-terminal-related transcriptional regulator, whose amino-acid sequence MRVVIAEDNALLREGLVLLLTSSGHEVVAVVGTGPDILPAVLEHRPDVAVLDVRMPPGFRDEGLRAALEARERIPGLPVLVLSQYVEESYAAELLGGGSSGVGYLLKDRVGRVDEFLDALERVAAGGTALDPEVVTELLTRRRDTPLDSLTPREREVLKLMAEGHDNTTIAKTLVVTERAVSKHIGNVFLKLGLPPSDSGHRRVLAVLAYLAHTPK is encoded by the coding sequence GTGCGTGTGGTGATCGCCGAGGACAATGCCCTCCTGAGAGAGGGGCTCGTCCTCCTGCTGACGTCCTCCGGGCACGAGGTGGTGGCCGTCGTCGGCACCGGTCCGGACATCCTGCCCGCTGTCCTGGAGCACCGGCCGGACGTGGCGGTGCTCGACGTACGCATGCCGCCCGGCTTCCGCGACGAGGGGCTGCGGGCCGCCCTCGAGGCGCGCGAGCGGATCCCCGGACTCCCTGTGCTGGTGCTCTCGCAGTACGTCGAGGAGTCGTACGCCGCCGAACTGCTCGGCGGTGGCAGCAGCGGGGTCGGCTACCTCCTGAAGGACCGGGTCGGCCGGGTCGACGAGTTCCTCGACGCGCTGGAGCGGGTCGCGGCCGGCGGCACCGCGCTCGACCCCGAGGTCGTCACCGAACTCCTCACCCGCCGCCGCGACACCCCCCTCGACTCCCTCACCCCGCGCGAGCGCGAGGTACTGAAGCTGATGGCCGAGGGCCACGACAACACCACCATCGCGAAGACCCTCGTCGTCACCGAGCGCGCGGTCAGCAAGCACATCGGCAACGTCTTCCTCAAGCTGGGCCTGCCGCCGAGCGACAGCGGCCACCGGCGGGTGCTGGCGGTACTGGCGTATCTGGCGCACACGCCCAAGTGA
- a CDS encoding MarR family winged helix-turn-helix transcriptional regulator yields MTTRWLSPDEQRAWRAYIAASLLLEDTIDRQLQQEAGMPHLYYSILANLSETPERRLRMTELAEGLKITRPRLTYAVARLEKDGLVRRESCQWDKRGSVAVLTDEGLAVLERAAPGHVETVRAALFDRLTPEQVGQLEQIFTSVTEGLQGDGGGSEEVPWRRRSSPSCS; encoded by the coding sequence ATGACGACCCGCTGGCTCAGCCCCGACGAGCAACGCGCCTGGCGCGCGTACATCGCGGCCTCGCTCCTCCTGGAGGACACCATCGACCGGCAGCTCCAACAGGAGGCCGGCATGCCGCACCTGTACTACTCCATCCTGGCCAACCTCTCCGAGACGCCGGAGCGGCGGCTGCGGATGACCGAGCTCGCCGAGGGGCTGAAGATCACCCGGCCCCGGCTGACGTACGCCGTCGCCCGGCTGGAGAAGGACGGGCTGGTGCGCCGCGAGAGCTGCCAGTGGGACAAGCGCGGCAGTGTCGCGGTCCTCACGGACGAGGGGCTGGCGGTGCTGGAGCGGGCGGCGCCCGGGCATGTGGAGACGGTCCGTGCCGCGCTCTTCGACCGGCTCACCCCCGAGCAGGTGGGGCAGCTGGAGCAGATCTTCACGAGCGTCACCGAAGGACTCCAGGGTGACGGCGGCGGCTCCGAGGAGGTCCCCTGGCGCCGGCGCTCGTCCCCGTCCTGTTCGTAA
- a CDS encoding dihydrofolate reductase family protein, giving the protein MPHPYVLLSAAVSLDGYLDDTGPDRLLLSGPADFDRVDEVRASVDAILIGAGTIRADNPRLLVNSEARRAARVGAGKPPYPLKVTVSGSGDLDPSANFWHTGGEKLVCTTDKGAERARSLGLAADVVSLGPELDWHRLLEHLHEERGVDRLMVEGGGRVHTQLLQQGLADELQLVLAPLFVGSPDAPRLFGPGTYQAGRLRLVESRRIEDVVLMRYEPTAPGAGLHASPADRHWLSLACELATRCPTSRTAFSVGALVVAADGTELARGHSREAGDPVVHAEEAALAKIDPADPRLATATVYTSLEPCTRRASRPFPCARLILDAGVRRVVTAWREPDTFVAGADGTGLLTGAGVDVVVLGEYESRAKAPNRHLL; this is encoded by the coding sequence ATGCCCCATCCCTACGTCCTCCTCTCCGCCGCGGTCTCCCTCGACGGCTACCTCGACGACACCGGTCCCGACCGCCTCCTGCTGTCCGGCCCGGCCGACTTCGACCGCGTCGACGAGGTCCGCGCCTCCGTGGACGCCATCCTCATCGGCGCGGGCACGATCCGCGCCGACAACCCCCGCCTGCTGGTGAACTCCGAGGCACGCCGCGCGGCCCGGGTCGGCGCCGGGAAGCCGCCGTACCCCCTCAAGGTCACGGTCAGCGGCTCGGGAGACCTGGACCCGTCCGCGAACTTCTGGCACACGGGCGGCGAGAAGCTCGTCTGTACGACGGACAAGGGCGCGGAGCGGGCCCGCTCCCTCGGGCTTGCGGCCGACGTGGTCTCTCTCGGTCCCGAACTGGACTGGCACCGCCTGCTGGAGCACCTGCACGAGGAGCGCGGCGTGGACCGCCTGATGGTGGAGGGCGGCGGCCGGGTCCACACCCAGCTTCTCCAGCAGGGCCTGGCCGACGAGTTGCAGCTGGTCCTCGCCCCCCTCTTCGTGGGCAGCCCGGACGCCCCCCGCCTCTTCGGCCCGGGCACCTACCAGGCAGGCCGCCTCCGCCTCGTGGAGTCCCGCCGGATCGAGGACGTGGTCCTCATGCGCTACGAACCCACCGCCCCCGGCGCGGGCCTGCACGCGTCCCCCGCGGACCGCCACTGGCTCTCCCTGGCCTGCGAGCTGGCGACCCGGTGCCCGACCTCACGGACGGCGTTCAGCGTGGGCGCGCTGGTGGTGGCCGCCGACGGCACGGAGCTGGCCCGCGGCCACTCCAGGGAGGCCGGCGATCCGGTGGTCCACGCCGAGGAGGCGGCCCTGGCGAAGATCGATCCGGCCGACCCCCGCTTGGCCACGGCCACGGTGTACACGAGCCTGGAACCCTGTACCCGGCGGGCGTCCCGCCCCTTCCCCTGCGCCCGGCTGATCCTGGACGCGGGAGTGCGCCGGGTGGTGACGGCGTGGCGGGAGCCGGACACGTTCGTGGCGGGCGCCGACGGGACCGGGTTGCTCACGGGGGCGGGCGTGGACGTGGTGGTGCTGGGCGAGTACGAGAGCCGCGCGAAGGCACCCAACCGCCACCTGCTGTGA